The region TGCATACCTGGGCTCCCCACGGAGGGGGATGATGCAGGGAGGGGAATCCCACCTGCTGTGAGTCACCTGCTAGTATAAAGGGCGGGTCTTCCAATGCAGGGATCTTAAAAAGAGACTCAGACAAGGGGAGAAAATCTACAGGAAGCAGCTCAGAAACTTGGTGCACAACAGAGGGAACCAAACCAGAGACACACCAGAACAGAGAGAATCAGGCTCAGAGCAAGGGGAAGTGAATAGAGATTCCACAGGGACTGCAAGGCACGGAGCCAGCCAGATTTGAGAAGCAGGCAACAAGATGTTGGGAAGCAGAGctgtgatgctgctgctgctggtgctgcCCTGGACCACTCAGGGCCGGGCTGTGCCGGAGGGCAACAGCCCTGCCTGGGTTCAGGGCCAGCAGCTCTCACAGCAGCTCTGCACGCTGGCCTGGAGTGCACATCTGCCAATGGGACATGTGGTGAGTGGCAGCCTCTGGGACCAAACAGGAGCCCATCCAAACTCTCCAAGGCTGCAGTGGAAGACTCTGTGGCCTGGGGTGGAAGCTGGAGGGTTGAAGGGGTAAAAGAGGACAAGGGGGTTGGGTTCCAGGGGGAGTCAGGGCCTGAGAATCCAGGTGGGGTTTGAAAGTAattatttcttcattcttctaCCCCCTCCTCCATTCCAGGATCTAccaagagaagagggagaagatgAAACTACAAATGGTGTCCCCCATATCCAGTGTGGGGATGGCTGTGATCCCCAAGGACTCAGGGACAACAGTCAGGTACTAAGATGAGGCTGAGCCACAAGGAAGAGGGGACTGGGGACAGAACTGGACACCATGGTGAATTTGTAAAAGTTGTATTTGTCCTTGTCCATTCAGCCTTCCATAACCACCAACCACAGACAGGGTAATTTATaaacaagagacatttatttctcacagttctagagactgaaagtctgagatcagggtaccTGCATGGCTGagtgagagccctcttccaggttgcagactTCATGTAACCTCACGTTGTGGAAGGGATTAGGGAGTTCTGTGGGTCTCTTGTATAAGAGCAATAATCcaattcatgagggctccattctcatgacctaattatctcccaaaggtccAAACTCCTAATGCCATCATGCTGGGGGTCATATGAATTCTGTGAGGACGCAAATATTCAGGTGTCAGCCATGCCTAAGAATGGCAAACATCAGATGGGTCTTCGGTAAATAGAGTGATTAGAAGGTATCTGGTGTTTTTCATGGCTTTCTTTTCTGCCCAGTCCTGCTTGCAAAGGATCCACCAAGGCCTGGTCTTTTACGAGAAGCTGCTGGGCTCAGACATTTTCACCGGGGAGGCTTCTCTGTTCCCCCATGGCCCTGTGGGCCAGCTTCATGCCTCTTTGCTGGGCCTCAGGCAACTCTTGCAGGTATGAGCTAGggatctggggtggggagggcttgCAGGTGTCAGGGCCTGGGGGTTGAAGGATCTAGAATCCTCTCTGATTGTGTCCTGTGTCCTTTCAGCCTGAGGGTCACCACTGGGAGACTGAGCAGACTCCAAGCCCTAGTCCCAGCCAGCCGTGGCAGCGTCTTCTTCTCCGCCTCAAGATCCTTCGCAGCCTCCAGGCCTTTGTGGCTGTAGCTGCCCGGGTCTTTGCCCATGGAGCAGCAACCCTGAGCCCCTAAATCCAACAGCTTAAGGGTGGCACCCAGACCTCCATGGCTCAGCAATGCTACAACGAATCTATCAGCCTAGACACCTGTGAGCCCACAAGTTAATCAGTTTAGTAATTTTATGGGGACTTGCTCTGTTGAAAAATTACCAATACTGACTGACTTACGATGCTGCCTTAGGACAAGGTTGAATATTTATTACATGGgaagggaaatttggggattattGATCCTCGTAGTGGTTTGGGGAGGaggattatttattatatttataatgaaTTATGTACTTTTTTCAATAAAGACTTATTTATGTGGATATCTGAGTCTACTTTCTaggcttgttgggaaaaagaaaaaatggaaaaacagggCCAAAGCACTACAAAATATAGCCTTCTACTCTGCAGGGCTATGGTGGAGAGGGATCTTTCCTCATGACTCCCTGGAATATAGAGTAAATGGGATCTTTTTGGCCTTAATCCCTATATGGCTAAGCAAGTTGAATGAGATCACAGAAGGTTGTGATTAGGAAGCAGGGCTCCGAAGTGTGGCCCTCTTGCTCCTTGACCCAGGGTTTCCTTCCCTGCTTTCTTAGCCAAGAGTATATATTTCACCAAAGACAGTAGTCCCAATCACTACAGGATCAGAAGTTCTGAGCAGAAAGGGCATCCCAGGAAGACGAAGTGTGCACCAGATTAGCCTTATCagctacaaaaatgttgaaatccTTCCATACTAAAAAGCCACTGCCCTGAGCCCTCCAAGTACCTCTGAACTGTCCTGGCCTGCCCCCGAATCCCTATACctcccagcacagcaggcagcctccAGGATCCTTGTTGGAactatggccaacatctgttctGATTCATTGGTGACTCTTCCTTACCCATATTATGCGTCCACCTCTCATTCCAAATCCCAGGGTTAATCCAGCTTTGAAGGGGCACATGCCTGATTTCACATCCTCATGATGTGAGGGGTAGGATAGGCAAAACATAAGGAGATAACAGAAGAAACGTAGTTCCTAGTAGTCAGAAGGAATCAGGGGCCCATCCGTGTAGAAATGGCTGGATTGGAAGATGTAAGCTTCGTCCATGTTGTTCTGGCTCGCCAACAGTGGGTCACCATTTGGCATGATTTCATCAATCTTCATACTGTTCCTGAAGACTAGATAGTCCAGAGAAAAAGTAAGGCCCTGATCTTAGGCAAGGAGTTCCCAAACCAGCAggaaaaaaggggggtggggggaaggcagcAGAGGCCTGGCCTGAGAGGGCACTCAGGTGGGGCAAGGGAAGGCATGTACATTTCCTAATAAAAGCAACCCCAGGGAAATAAGCCTTTCTCCAATGAGGAGCTTAGAGCACAGCCTTTTTCTGTaatgggtgagggaggggagatggGAAAGGGAATGTGTCCCCTCTTCCCTAGCCGCATCTCATCACttaatttctgggtttttttggtggtggggggagtaattaggtttgtttgtttgtttgtctatatttaatggaggtactggggattgaatccagaacctcatgcatgctaa is a window of Camelus bactrianus isolate YW-2024 breed Bactrian camel chromosome 12, ASM4877302v1, whole genome shotgun sequence DNA encoding:
- the IL23A gene encoding interleukin-23 subunit alpha, yielding MLGSRAVMLLLLVLPWTTQGRAVPEGNSPAWVQGQQLSQQLCTLAWSAHLPMGHVDLPREEGEDETTNGVPHIQCGDGCDPQGLRDNSQSCLQRIHQGLVFYEKLLGSDIFTGEASLFPHGPVGQLHASLLGLRQLLQPEGHHWETEQTPSPSPSQPWQRLLLRLKILRSLQAFVAVAARVFAHGAATLSP